Proteins from a single region of Apium graveolens cultivar Ventura chromosome 7, ASM990537v1, whole genome shotgun sequence:
- the LOC141673452 gene encoding uncharacterized protein LOC141673452: protein MEEKVKKSLKEAQSCQKSYADQHRKFGGFKPNDHVFLKISPCKGVKRFGMKGKLSPRYVGLFDIMEKVGEVSYRVALPPQLSHVHNVFHVSVLRGYKYHPLHVVQYPLHKIGEDLSCEEEAEVILAREERVLRKNIIPFVKVLWKIHSEREATW from the coding sequence ATGGAAGAGAAAGTTAAAAAAAGTTTGAAGGAAGCTCAATCGTGTCAAAAGAGTTATGCTGATCAACATCGAAAGTTTGGTGGATTTAAGCCAAATGATCATGTGTTCTTGAAGATATCGCCTTGTAAGGGTGTGAAACGTTTTGGTATGAAGGGGAAGCTTAGTCCAAGATATGTTGGACTTTTTGATATTATGGAGAAAGTTGGGGAAGTATCTTATAGAGTTGCGTTGCCTccacaactatctcatgtgcataatgtgtttcatgtgtctgTTTTGAGGGGCTATAAATATCATCCATTACATGTAGTTCAGTATCCATTGCATAAGATTGGAGaggatctttcttgtgaggaagAAGCTGAGGTTATCTTAGCTCGAGAGGAGCGAGTTTTGAGGAAGAACATCATTCCGTTTGTAAAAGTTTTATGGAAGATTCATTCAGAAAGAGAGGCTACGTGGTAA
- the LOC141673453 gene encoding uncharacterized protein LOC141673453: MASCATCDGHHPGRACYRQTGAYFLCGSMSHRAKDCTVSHNTGGGGAGGGSQQNPTARVFALTSNQAATNSGTVSGTLLVSRRDAYVLFDTGLTHSVVSLLFVHHLGVAPSLLYPHMSTATLMGNSVIISDVYRECLIVVGDRNCKVNLLPMEMHDFDIILGMDWLSEHRATIDCQGKRVIFGDATKPEFVYQGSQPKGEVKLIFALKANKLLSKGCDGYLAFVKDTSKDEPRIEDYPVVREYEDVFPDELPGLPPHRVVDFTIELVPGVEPISKAPYWMAPLELQELKKQLQELLDRGFIRPSVSPWGTLVLFVKKKDEADLRTVHEILREKKLFAKFSKYEFWLEEVAFFGHIVSGRGIELDPTKVEAITNWPIPSNMTEVRSFLGLAGYYRRFVEGFSSIAFPLTQIMRKGVKFEWNDDREKSFQELKNRLVSPLILVLPSGSGGFQVYSDASKRGLGCVLMKHGKMISYASYP, from the exons ATGGCTTCTTGTGCTACATGTGATGGACATCATCCAGGTAGAGCTTGTTACAGACAGACTGGGGCTTATTTCTTATGTGGTAGCATGTCCCATAGGGCAAAGGATTGTACAGTGTCACACAACACTGGTGGAGGAGGAGCTGGTGGTGGCAGTCAGCAGAATCCTACAGCCAGAGTGTTTGCATTGACTTCAAATCAAGCAGCAACTAATTCAGGCACCGTTTCAGGAACACTTCTTGTTAGTAGACGTGATGCTTATGTATTATTTGATACTGGTTTGACCCATTCTGTTGTGTCTTTATTGtttgttcatcatcttggcgTTGCACCTTCATTATTATATCCTCATATGTCTACTGCTACCCTAATGGGGAATTCTGTTATTATATCTGATGTATATCGAGAGTGTCTAATAGTTGTTGGCGATAGAAATTGTAAGGTTAACTTGCTTCCAATGGAGATGCATGACTTTGACATTATCTTGGGCATGGATTGGTTGAGTGAACATCGTGCCACAATTGATTGTCAAGGAAAAAGGGTGATCTTTGGGGATGCAACTAAACCAGAATTTGTATACCAAGGGTCTCAGCCGAAGGGGGAGGTTAAATTAATTTTTGCTCTAAAGGCGAACAAACTTTTATCTAAGGGTTGTGATGGCTATCTTGCTTTTGTGAAGGATACATCGAAGGATGAACCTCGCATCGAGGATTATCCAGTTGTGAGGGAGTATGAAGATGTGTTCCCCGATGAGCTACCAGGTTTGCCACCACATAGAGTGGTGGATTTTACTATTGAACTAGTTCCAGGTGTTGAGCCTATTTCTAAGGCGCCTTACTGGATGGCACCACTTGAGTTGCAGGAATTGAAGAAGCAGTTGCAAGAGTTATTGGATAGGGGATTTATCAGGCcaagtgtgtctccgtggggcaCTCTTgtattgtttgtgaagaagaaggatg aAGCAGATTTACGTACTGTACATGAAATTTTAAGGGAGAAGAAATTGTTTGCGAAATTTTCCAAGTATGAGttctggttggaggaagtggcattTTTCGGGCATATTGTGTCTGGTAGGGGCATTGAGTTGGATCCTACGAAAGTCGAAGCTATTACTAATTGGCCCATACCTAGCAATATGACggaggtgaggagtttcttgggtttAGCAGGTTACTATAGGCGCTTTGTGGAGGGTTTCTCTTCCATAGCTTTTCCGTTGACTCAAATAATGAGGAAAGGCGTTAAGTTCGAGTGGAACGATGATCgtgagaagagctttcaagagttgaagaatagGTTGGTGTCTCCTCTAATACTTGTGTTACCATCAGGTAGTGGAGGTTTTcaggtttatagtgatgcttctaagagagGATTGGGGTGTGTTCTTATGAAGCATGGGAAAATGATTTCTTACGCCTCCTAcccatga